The window GGCAAGGTTAAAAAACTACATCCTTTTAACCGCTGACAGAAAGATACTGGACTATCCACATGTAAATGCGGTGTGGTAATGGAGAATAGGGGGCAATCCCCGCGTTGAGGGGGAAATAAAGGAGACGACAACATGCTCGACATTGAAAACACCGTTTTGTTGATCATTGATATCCAGGGAAAATTAGCGCACTTGATGGACAGAAAAGAAATGATGTTCAGCAATGTGCAAAAGCTTATCAAAGGTGTTCAAGTTTTAGGAATTCCCATTCTCTGGGTGGAGCAGAATCCTAAAGGACTGGGGCCGACAATTCCTGAAATTGCAACCTTAATGCCCGATATTGAACCCATCGGCAAAATGAGCTTCAGCAGTTGCGGCAATGACCAATTTATGCAGGCGCTCAAGGCT is drawn from uncultured Desulfobacter sp. and contains these coding sequences:
- a CDS encoding hydrolase — its product is MLDIENTVLLIIDIQGKLAHLMDRKEMMFSNVQKLIKGVQVLGIPILWVEQNPKGLGPTIPEIATLMPDIEPIGKMSFSSCGNDQFMQALKALGRKQILVSGIEAHICVYQTTADLLVLGYEVQVAADAVSSRNSENKEIGLQRMKDLGAGLTCVETALFELLKVAEGEQFKQIIRIVK